The DNA sequence GCCTACTCGATGTTCATTTACAAGGATGCTGTGATAGCAGAGTTTTGGGTGAAATATAACAGAGCCGATAGGAAGCTGTTCTATTTCTTTTATCTTAGAACTTTCCATACGGATCATCCAACAGAACTTTCGCATGTTGTCTTCTCCGACTTTCGTCGGAACAAAGATACCAAATCCGGGAGGTAGATCCTTGATTATTCTGGGATCAAATCTTTCATTCATTGAATTTTCTTTCTTTGCCAGCAGCACTGTAAGTGGCTAATTTACGTAAAAATAAATTAGTTCAGAAATGGCTCAGCGAGATCATATCGAACATTTGATTAATGTCCATATAATTACTTTCCCCTGTTCACTGCAAGCCCCCAAAATCGTGTGGAGCCCTCAATATGACTGTAGAGAAACAGACAAAAGAAAAGAAGAAAACGAAAGAGCAAGAAGACGATTCACCAAGCCCATACTGGTTACTTCTTGCTGCGATTCTTGTTATTGCTGTTCTCATAATCTTCTGGTATTCAGTCACAAAGCTAATCTGCAAACCGGAACAACAAGGTCAGTTTGGTGATATGTTCGGGGCAGCAAATACACTTTTTTCAGGGCTGGCATTTGCAGGAATCATTTACACAATTTGGTTACAGAGGACTGAATTGAAATTGCAACGTCATGAACTTCAAGAAACAAAAGAAGAGTTAAAGCTTTCAAGAATGGCACATGTGAAAACCAGCGAAATAATGGACGCTCAACTTGATATTTTGAAGAATACATCCAAACTAGAAAATGCAAGGTATAGAAAGGAAGTCTTGCCATTCTTTGTTTTAAGGTATAGCGACAACAATAACAGAAAAGAACAAGAAGGATATTTAAAACTTCGAATTGAACTTAAAAATGTAGGTCAAAAAATAAACGAAATATTCCTTGTCCAACTAAGAGATGACCTGCCCCCCGGAAACCCAGACCAAGAGTTAAAACACATTGGCGAACAAACTGACTTCACTATGACTGCTTTATGCCCTGCTAACGAAGAAGACTCAGTGGAATATTTTGACATGAGCTTTAGCACTATGGATGGTATTTTATGGAAGACCAAATTGACATTTTTTGTAGTCAATCATGAAGTGAGATCATTTATATTTGGAAATCCAACTGAAGTAGCAGAACGTAAGAAGATACCCAAAAAGACTGCCGAATAAAGAATGGTCTATTGTGGATACTCATCAAATTTCCATTCACCACCGTCTGGCATCTCCCAAAAAGCTGGATCATCCAGTATCCCATATTTAGGGTTTTTTATATTTGACAGGCGAGCAATGGTGGTATTCAGTTTCTGTGTTAGTTCTATAAATCCACGATATTTAAGGGGTATTTCAGACTCTAATTGCTCATCAGTTAACCAATACTCAGATATTAGGTGAGCATCTCTAGTACCATGTGCTTTTATAGGATAATCAGTTTCTATTTCATATATATGATATACACCTTCACTACTAGGAATCCCTGCTAGACATTGCCAGACTTTAGGGGCTAAACAAATAGATAAAGCAACAAACATTCTGTAAATTTCCGGGGCCTTCGGTCTCTGTGATCAGCATTAAATTGTCAGGTATCTCATGCCGGTTTCCCAGTCGTCGCTGAGTTCCACCAGGACCGCGGTCACCAGCCTCAGCAACGACTCCTCATTGGGAAACAGTCCCGCTACGCGGGTACGCCGTTTTAATTCCTTATTCTGCCGTTCGAGCATGTTTGTGGTTCGCATCCGCTTGCGATGACCGGCAGGGATGGTAAATACGGTCAGTCCTTCCAGGATGTTTTCTTCCGCCCAACTCGCCAGTTTCGGAGCTGTTTTTTCATGAGTGGAAACGAACCGTTTCAGTTCATTCAGCGCATCATCCAGGTCTCTGGCATTAAAGATATTGCGTAATTCATCGCTCACCTGTTTGCGCAAATGAACCTTGGGAACGTATTGCATCGCGTTTTGCATCAAATGAAACTGGCAACGCTGCCAGGGCGTGCCAGCGAGCATGTTCTGTCGTGCCGCTTTCAGGCCTTCGTGTGCATCACTGACGATCAGCTTCACGCCATGCAGTCCGCGCTGGTTGAGTGAACCCAGGAATTCACGCCAATGGACTTCGGCTTCGGAGAGCGACACAGACACTCCGAGTACGCTCCGATGACCGCTGGCCAGGACGCCGATCGCAATCAGCACGGCACAGTCCCGCACGCTGCCTTCCACGCGAACTTTTTCATAGCGGGCGTCGAGGATCAGGTATTCCACCTGCCCCAGCGGTCGATTACGCCACGTTTCCAGCTCTTCGTCGAGCAGTTTCGCTGCCCGACTGACCTGTGTACTGGTGACATCAAATCCACAGAGTTCGGTGGTGATTTTGGCGACCTTACGGGTAGAGACGCCTTGAACATACATTTCAGCGATTGCCAGCTTCAGTGCGCGTTCACTCCGTTCGCCGCGTTCCAGTGCAGAGGGATAAAAGTCGCCATCGCGTGTCTGGGGCACTTGCAGTTCCAGCTTTCCGAGGCGACTTTGAAATGATTTTGGCTTGAAACCGTTGGCATAAGAACGGCGTGTTACGCTGCGTTGATACGGTTCGGCACCGAGGTATTCGGAACGTTCCAGCTTCATCGCTTCGTTGAACAGGATCTGGAGTGCTTGCGACATTTCATCGAATCCATGATCGGCCAGGAGCTGGACAGCGTCGAGAATGTTGTTAGATTGTTGTTGGTGGGCCATGGTTGGAGTTCCTTTTCTGTTGTGGAAAACATTAAAAAGAAACCGATCTGGCCCACCCTTTCAAGGGCTCGCCGGAGTGGTGCTTGTTATTTTCGCTACGCTCAAATAACAAGCACCACTCCGGCACACAGGTAATTTACAGAAGAGATGTTACAGTAACAACAAATACGTGGTATTTCTGGTTCCTGATAAGCCTTTGTTTCTGGATCTGGTACTCTAGGAACTATTACACCTTCTCTCCAAGATGAACTCTTAGCAATAGCTTTGAGATGTGGAATAGAAGACAAGTGATACCAGAATTTTGACATAATTTTCCTCAAATCGATCTAGTGTTAAAAAGTTCTACTTTTGCTTTTCCATTAATAGGAATATTGACACCACCTAAGCAGATGATGCATGCCGGCGGCAGCGACGGTGATGGCGCGTTTGGCGTATTCCTGTCCTTTCACATCGCTGTAGTCGATGTCGTAATGGCCGTGTTCTTCAAGGGCATTTTCCCAGCTGAACTCGACCGGTTCGATGGGCAGTGTTCCCGTATAAAAGCCAACCGCTTCGGCCAGTGTGCCGACCGCGTAGACATCCAGACCATCGACGACCGCTGCTTCATCGGCATTCTCGACAGGGACGAGCAGTCCCTGCTTTCCCTGCTCACGGGCGGAGAGTGCCATCGACAGAGCACCCCGAATGGGGCGAATTGTACCATCCAGCGCCAGTTCTCCCACGGCGGCGTAGTCTTCGAATCGGTCTGAAGAGAGTTGTCCGCTGGCAGTTAACAATCCGAGGGCGATCGGTAAATCAAAGGAAGCGGCGTCTTTGGGGAGGTCGGCCGGGGAGAGGTTGATCACAATCCGGTCGATCGGACGATTGTATCCGCTGTTGACCAGAGCCCGTTCGATCCGGTGGGTGCTCTCTTTGACGGCTGCTTCCGCCAGCCCGACCAGAATGGTCTTGGGCAGCGCGCCGGGCGAGATATCGACTTCGACTTCCACCGGTCTGGCATCGATGCCAAACAGGGAATAGGTATAAAGCTTGGCCAGCATATACGGTCTCTGTCATCAACGGGAATTACGTTTATTATGTCCAGTGTTCAATTGATTCAGGCTATGCTACCGGAAAACGGAACACCAGTCCATATATTCGCTGCTTTTTAAACAATCTAATCTGATGGATATTGCAAACACAGCAATGATTACGAACAGTGTGTAGTAATCTGAGTAAACATCACTCTTAAAGAGGTATTCAGTTTTTCTTAATTAAAAATGGTTGTCGGGAAGTAAAACAAATTTGACTTCTTCAGAAACCTGACGATAATGAATTTAGTGCTAGTTGCACGAATGCACTCCGGGAGGAGTGTAGAAACATTTTACTGATCCCTAATCGGGTTCAAATTCTAAACTCTCCTGATTGGAGAAGAGAGGATTCCTACAATGGAACCTATTGATTTGCGCGCGCTTTCTGCGCCCCTCGAAGCATTACGCCCACGTTTAGAAGAGGCATATCAACATCTTGATAAGAAATGGTGTGAGATCAGCGAGTGCCTTAAGTCACTACCAATTCCGGGTAATGTGTCGGTTATTATTCCAAGTGATGACCACCATCCCGAAGACTACCTGACCCTCGAATGGGGAAAATTTAAGGGCAAAAAACGGATTTATTTCTCCTATCACAATTTCAATCCAAGCCCTTACGGAGACTATGAGGTAACGACCATTCCTTATGAGGAGTGGAGCGGTGAGCAGCGAATAGCAATGTTAGAACATGTTCCAAGTCTGTTTGCCGCTGCTGCTGAGGAAACAGAAAAATTCATCAAACGCGCCCATAGATAGGAGACCCCCAGTATGAGTTCTCCTAAATTCCCATCATGGGTTGCGTCATTTGTCTGCGTTGCTCCATATTTAATATTGTTGATTTATGTGGCATCCACATTTTTTGGTGTGGAATTAGCTAGTGCGAATATGTTCTGCTTGATATTGCTTTGCAGACAAATCTCTGCGGGAGTATTAAATGTTCCACCTTTGCTGGTAATTATTCGCAGACCTAAAACGAGCGAATAGTGTTGAACCCGGTCCTTATTTCCTGTGACGATTGGGACCGGGTTTTATTAGTGTAGTCTTCACTCCCTTCCAAATGAATAGTATTTCCAGCCTAGTAAGGGGGAGTGAGTTTAGTTTCTGCTGAGTATATTTGGTGCTCCTGAGTTAGTGTCTATGTGTATATATTCGCAGGCTGGTATGCGACTGATTTCGGGTTAAAAAACGGGTCAAAACCGGAGGATTTCGGTAAAGCGTCTCTGATTTTCAGTGGAATGGCTTTTTTTCATCCGATACTTTGACTAGAATACCCGACCCGTTACGAAAGAGATTCTGCAGACCTCATCAGTAATTGTGTGGTCTTAATTCATATAATTTGAAGACCATCGAAGGATAATGTCATGGCTAAAACACAGCGTAAACTGAAAAAAGCAAACCACGGTCGCCGTCCTGCCAGTGCCAAAGCACGCAAGGCGAAACGGAAGCACATCAAGTTCTAAGTTGATGTCGCAGCGTTAGTTGCGGACCCGAGAAACATGAAAACCTCGTCCGGGATGTTCGGATGAGGTTTTTTTGCTGCGCCCAGCGAGATTCAATTCAGCCCCAGACCCTGCAGGTCGGCATCGAGAATCTGGGCGGTTTTGATGGCATCCTTCAGCTTGCCGACCACAAAATGCTTATGATTGGCAACCGCCTGCTCGGTAATCTGCAGCGTGGCAGCGACTTCTTTATTCGCTCTGCCCGAGACGAACAACTGCTCCATGCACTCCAGTCGCTCGAATTCGCCATTCTGGATCCAGCACTGAATCAGATCTGACAGGCTTTCACAGATGACCTGCTCCTCTTTGCTTTTACGCTCTTTGCTCCGTGCCAGACTGGAAGCCACACGGGTCCGTCCTGCCGGTTCCCGGTAGCTTTCCCGCTCACCGTTTTCGTGGGGGAACAGGGGGATCGTCGGGCGTCGTCCCTGTTTTCGCAGCAGGTCTGTCAGCTTATGCGAGGCGATGGCGAACAGAAACGATTCCAGTGGCGTATTCGCATCGTAGTTAGGAATGCTGATCAGAAAGCCCATGAAGGTTTCCTGGACGACATCTTCGCTGCTGGCACGATTCCGCAGGCGTCTGTCGACAAATGCCAGCAGCCGACCTTCAAAACGCGCGATCAGCTCGGCCCAGGCGCCAGAGTCGCCTTGTCTGATTTGTGACACGAGGAGTT is a window from the Gimesia benthica genome containing:
- a CDS encoding IS256 family transposase, whose translation is MAHQQQSNNILDAVQLLADHGFDEMSQALQILFNEAMKLERSEYLGAEPYQRSVTRRSYANGFKPKSFQSRLGKLELQVPQTRDGDFYPSALERGERSERALKLAIAEMYVQGVSTRKVAKITTELCGFDVTSTQVSRAAKLLDEELETWRNRPLGQVEYLILDARYEKVRVEGSVRDCAVLIAIGVLASGHRSVLGVSVSLSEAEVHWREFLGSLNQRGLHGVKLIVSDAHEGLKAARQNMLAGTPWQRCQFHLMQNAMQYVPKVHLRKQVSDELRNIFNARDLDDALNELKRFVSTHEKTAPKLASWAEENILEGLTVFTIPAGHRKRMRTTNMLERQNKELKRRTRVAGLFPNEESLLRLVTAVLVELSDDWETGMRYLTI
- a CDS encoding 50S ribosomal protein bL37, with product MAKTQRKLKKANHGRRPASAKARKAKRKHIKF
- a CDS encoding RNA polymerase sigma factor; the encoded protein is MPIDEADQLLVSQIRQGDSGAWAELIARFEGRLLAFVDRRLRNRASSEDVVQETFMGFLISIPNYDANTPLESFLFAIASHKLTDLLRKQGRRPTIPLFPHENGERESYREPAGRTRVASSLARSKERKSKEEQVICESLSDLIQCWIQNGEFERLECMEQLFVSGRANKEVAATLQITEQAVANHKHFVVGKLKDAIKTAQILDADLQGLGLN